In a single window of the Halobaculum lipolyticum genome:
- a CDS encoding inorganic phosphate transporter, with translation MISALLVLGVLVSMFVAYNIGGSTTGPAFGPAVGADALSKPAAAGLMGVFFFIGAWTLGRNVVTKLGTELVVDTGVFTLPASITVLFFIGIALLVGNVFGVPASTSMTAVGAIAGLGLAGGVLNLAVMGQIVIWWVVSPIIGFWVSLIIGRYFYARLNGMVAMERSSGPLFDVDRSGLVPVPRVHRTTNRRELGGTFTVVAIGCLMAFSSGTSNIANAVAPLVGSGELAMNPAIVLGGIAVAIGAFTIARRTLETMGSDITELPLTAAIVVASVSSTLVVFLSALGIPASFVIIATMSIVGLGWGRATRPMTVRQVAANDDGPPVSVDALAADEEGETLPPIGEEDADDIPSPGALFNPVTTARVVLMQNVVPAIATAGSYLAFRFVPIFGF, from the coding sequence ATGATCAGCGCCCTCCTCGTCCTCGGGGTTCTCGTGTCGATGTTCGTCGCCTACAACATCGGCGGCTCGACCACCGGCCCGGCGTTCGGGCCGGCCGTCGGCGCCGACGCCCTCTCGAAGCCCGCCGCCGCGGGGCTGATGGGCGTGTTCTTCTTCATCGGCGCGTGGACGCTCGGGCGGAACGTCGTGACGAAACTCGGCACCGAACTGGTCGTCGACACGGGCGTGTTCACGCTCCCGGCGTCCATCACGGTCCTGTTCTTCATCGGGATCGCGCTGCTCGTCGGCAACGTGTTCGGCGTGCCGGCCTCGACGTCGATGACGGCGGTGGGTGCCATCGCCGGGCTCGGGTTGGCCGGCGGCGTGTTGAACCTCGCCGTGATGGGACAGATCGTCATCTGGTGGGTCGTCTCTCCCATCATCGGCTTCTGGGTCTCGCTGATCATCGGCCGGTACTTCTACGCCCGGCTGAACGGGATGGTCGCGATGGAGCGCAGTTCGGGACCGCTGTTCGACGTCGACCGCTCCGGGCTGGTCCCCGTCCCGCGGGTCCACCGGACGACCAACCGCCGGGAGCTCGGCGGGACGTTCACCGTCGTCGCCATCGGCTGTCTGATGGCGTTCTCCTCGGGGACTTCGAACATCGCCAACGCCGTCGCGCCGCTGGTCGGCAGCGGCGAACTGGCGATGAACCCGGCCATCGTCCTCGGCGGCATCGCCGTCGCCATCGGGGCGTTCACCATCGCGCGACGGACGCTGGAGACGATGGGCAGCGACATCACGGAGCTGCCCCTCACCGCGGCCATCGTCGTCGCGTCGGTGTCCTCGACGCTCGTCGTCTTCCTCTCGGCGCTCGGCATCCCCGCGAGCTTCGTCATCATCGCGACGATGTCCATCGTCGGGCTGGGGTGGGGACGAGCCACCCGGCCGATGACCGTCCGGCAGGTCGCCGCCAACGACGACGGCCCGCCGGTTTCGGTCGACGCACTGGCGGCCGACGAGGAGGGCGAGACGCTCCCGCCCATCGGGGAGGAGGACGCCGACGACATCCCCAGTCCGGGGGCGCTGTTCAACCCGGTGACGACCGCTCGGGTCGTGCTGATGCAGAACGTCGTGCCGGCCATCGCGACGGCCGGCTCCTATCTCGCGTTCCGGTTCGTCCCGATATTCGGGTTCTGA
- a CDS encoding dihydrolipoamide acetyltransferase family protein has protein sequence MAEKEFKLPDVGEGVAEGELVNWLVAPGDTVTEDQPVAEVETDKALVEVPSPYNGTVKQLHVEEGQMVPVGDVIITYSVEGDDDEAAPADDGAAEESAEPAPDAEAEAEAPDEAPAPSNGRVFAPPSARRLARELGVDIGAVDGSGPGGRVTEGDVRAHAESGDGAAEEQAEKSSGPKQVDIGSKKSAVSKKGGADAAAGGAGATPSSVEAAGRDRTLAVPATRKAADEAGVDLNDVPTGETRDGEAFVSTAQVQQYADAVREAKAAETEETGAPAPAAAAGNGAAESREPESVPYRGVRRTIGEQMSQSKYTAPHVTHHDTAVVDELVDTRAELKAHAAERDVKLSYMPFVMKALVAGLKEFPTLNSELREEEEEILLKKEYNLGIAVATDAGLMVPVVKHVDEKSILELADEVNDLATRARERKVTREEMQGGTFTITNFGAIGGEYATPIINYPETAIMGLGAIDERPVAEDGEVRAASTLPLSLSIDHRVIDGAEAGQFTNYVMERLENPSLLLLD, from the coding sequence ATGGCCGAGAAGGAGTTCAAACTCCCCGACGTCGGCGAGGGCGTCGCCGAAGGGGAGCTCGTCAACTGGCTGGTCGCGCCCGGCGACACGGTCACCGAGGACCAGCCGGTCGCCGAAGTCGAGACTGACAAGGCGCTCGTCGAGGTGCCGTCGCCGTACAACGGGACGGTGAAGCAACTGCACGTCGAGGAGGGCCAGATGGTCCCGGTCGGCGACGTGATCATCACCTACAGCGTCGAGGGCGACGACGACGAGGCCGCACCCGCCGACGACGGTGCCGCCGAGGAGTCCGCCGAGCCGGCCCCCGACGCCGAGGCGGAGGCGGAGGCGCCCGACGAGGCGCCCGCGCCGTCGAACGGCCGCGTGTTCGCGCCGCCGTCCGCCCGCCGACTCGCTCGCGAACTGGGCGTCGACATCGGCGCCGTCGACGGCAGCGGTCCGGGCGGCCGCGTCACCGAGGGCGACGTGCGCGCCCACGCCGAGTCCGGCGACGGGGCCGCCGAGGAGCAGGCCGAGAAGTCCTCGGGCCCGAAGCAGGTCGACATCGGCTCGAAGAAGTCCGCCGTCTCGAAGAAAGGCGGCGCCGACGCCGCCGCGGGCGGCGCCGGCGCGACGCCGTCGTCGGTCGAGGCGGCGGGCCGCGACCGCACCCTCGCGGTGCCGGCGACCCGGAAGGCCGCCGACGAGGCGGGCGTCGACCTGAACGACGTGCCGACCGGGGAGACCCGCGACGGCGAGGCGTTCGTCTCGACGGCGCAGGTCCAGCAGTACGCCGACGCGGTGCGGGAGGCCAAAGCCGCCGAGACGGAGGAGACGGGCGCGCCCGCCCCCGCCGCGGCGGCGGGCAACGGCGCGGCCGAGAGCCGGGAGCCGGAGTCGGTGCCGTACCGCGGTGTCCGGCGCACCATCGGGGAGCAGATGTCGCAGTCGAAGTACACGGCGCCGCACGTCACCCACCACGACACCGCCGTCGTCGACGAGTTGGTCGACACGCGCGCCGAGTTGAAGGCCCACGCCGCCGAGCGCGACGTGAAGCTCAGCTACATGCCGTTCGTGATGAAGGCGCTCGTGGCCGGGCTGAAGGAGTTCCCGACGCTCAACTCCGAACTCCGCGAGGAGGAAGAAGAGATCCTGCTCAAGAAGGAGTACAACCTCGGCATCGCGGTCGCGACCGACGCGGGCCTGATGGTCCCGGTCGTCAAGCACGTCGACGAGAAGTCGATCCTCGAACTCGCCGACGAGGTGAACGATCTGGCGACCCGCGCCCGCGAGCGGAAAGTCACCCGCGAGGAGATGCAGGGCGGGACGTTCACGATCACGAACTTCGGCGCCATCGGCGGCGAGTACGCCACGCCGATCATCAACTACCCCGAGACGGCGATCATGGGGCTGGGCGCCATCGACGAGCGCCCCGTCGCCGAGGACGGCGAGGTGCGCGCCGCCTCGACGCTCCCGCTGTCGCTGTCCATCGACCACCGCGTCATCGACGGCGCCGAGGCCGGCCAGTTCACGAACTACGTGATGGAGCGGCTGGAGAACCCGTCGCTGCTGCTGCTGGACTGA
- a CDS encoding alpha-ketoacid dehydrogenase subunit beta: protein MSTQEQEATQNLTLVQSVRDALATEMELDDDVLVMGEDVGKNGGVFRATEGLFDEFGGDRVIDTPLAESGIIGTAVGMAAMGLKPVPEIQFSGFAYPGFDQIVSHMARLRTRSRSRYTLPMVLRMPYGGGIRAPEHHSESKEAFYAHEAGLKVVMPSTPYDTKGLLISAIRDPDPVVFMEPKLIYRAFRGEVPEGDYEVPIGEATTRREGSDVSVFTYGAMTRPSLEAAEELAEEGIDAEVVDLRTVSPLDRESIVESFKKTGRACVVHEAPKTGGLAGEITATLQEEALLYQEAPVKRVTGYDVPYPLYAMEDYYMPNAARVADGIKEAVEF, encoded by the coding sequence ATGAGCACACAAGAGCAAGAAGCCACGCAGAACCTGACGCTCGTACAGTCGGTCCGCGACGCGCTCGCGACCGAGATGGAGTTGGACGACGACGTGCTCGTGATGGGCGAGGACGTCGGGAAGAACGGCGGCGTGTTCCGCGCCACCGAGGGGCTGTTCGACGAGTTCGGCGGCGACCGCGTGATCGACACGCCGCTGGCTGAGTCGGGCATCATCGGCACCGCCGTCGGCATGGCCGCGATGGGGCTGAAGCCCGTGCCCGAGATCCAGTTCTCCGGGTTCGCCTACCCCGGGTTCGACCAGATCGTGAGCCACATGGCCCGCCTGCGCACCCGGTCGCGCAGCCGCTACACGCTCCCGATGGTGCTGCGGATGCCCTACGGCGGCGGCATCCGCGCCCCCGAACACCACTCGGAGTCGAAGGAGGCGTTCTACGCCCACGAGGCCGGCCTCAAGGTCGTCATGCCCTCGACCCCGTACGACACGAAGGGGCTGCTCATCTCGGCGATCCGCGACCCGGACCCGGTCGTGTTCATGGAGCCGAAGCTCATCTACCGCGCGTTCCGCGGCGAGGTGCCCGAGGGCGACTACGAGGTCCCGATCGGCGAGGCCACGACGCGCCGCGAGGGGTCCGACGTCTCGGTGTTCACGTACGGCGCGATGACCCGTCCCTCGCTGGAGGCCGCAGAGGAGTTGGCCGAGGAGGGTATCGACGCGGAGGTCGTCGACCTGCGCACCGTCTCGCCGCTCGACCGCGAGTCCATCGTCGAGTCGTTCAAGAAGACCGGCCGCGCGTGCGTCGTCCACGAGGCGCCCAAGACGGGCGGGCTCGCGGGTGAGATCACCGCGACCCTCCAAGAGGAGGCGCTGCTGTACCAGGAGGCGCCGGTCAAGCGCGTGACGGGCTACGACGTGCCGTACCCGCTGTACGCGATGGAGGACTACTACATGCCGAACGCGGCGCGAGTCGCCGACGGTATCAAAGAGGCGGTCGAGTTCTGA
- the pdhA gene encoding pyruvate dehydrogenase (acetyl-transferring) E1 component subunit alpha: MSTLERDPRDGMVQVLDEEGGVVGDVPDLSDEELVAMYRHMKLARHFDERAVSLQRQGRMGTYPPLSGQEGAQVASAMALAEDDWLVPSYREHGAAMVRGLALKETLLYWMGDERGSLIPEDTNVFTPAVPIASQIPHATGMAWADKLKNDGDTDTAFICYFGDGATSEGDFHEGLNFAGVFDTPTVFFCNNNQWAISVPRERQTASETLAQKAVAYGFEGIQIDGMDPLAVYKATTEALEKAKNPAEGELRPTLIEAVQYRFGAHTTADDPSVYREDDEVEEWKRKDPIPRLEKFLRNQGILDDERVAEVEESVREEVADAIDAAESTVRPDPSTMFDHVFAEQTPEIRRQAEEFARLREEYGDEAFLEE, encoded by the coding sequence GTGAGTACGCTCGAACGCGACCCCCGCGACGGGATGGTCCAGGTCCTCGACGAGGAGGGCGGCGTCGTCGGCGACGTGCCGGACCTCTCGGACGAGGAACTCGTCGCGATGTACCGCCACATGAAGCTCGCCCGCCACTTCGACGAGCGGGCGGTGTCCCTCCAGCGACAGGGGCGGATGGGAACGTATCCGCCGCTGTCGGGTCAGGAGGGCGCCCAGGTCGCCTCCGCGATGGCGCTGGCGGAGGACGACTGGCTCGTCCCCTCCTACCGCGAGCACGGCGCCGCGATGGTGCGGGGCCTGGCGTTGAAGGAGACGCTGCTGTACTGGATGGGCGACGAGCGCGGGAGCCTCATCCCCGAGGACACGAACGTGTTCACGCCCGCGGTGCCCATCGCCAGCCAGATCCCCCACGCGACGGGGATGGCGTGGGCGGACAAACTGAAGAACGACGGCGACACCGACACGGCGTTCATCTGCTACTTCGGCGACGGCGCCACGAGCGAGGGCGACTTCCACGAGGGGCTGAACTTCGCGGGCGTGTTCGACACGCCGACCGTGTTCTTCTGCAACAACAACCAGTGGGCCATCTCGGTGCCGCGCGAGCGCCAGACCGCCAGCGAGACGCTGGCGCAGAAGGCGGTCGCCTACGGCTTCGAGGGCATCCAGATCGACGGGATGGACCCGTTGGCCGTCTACAAGGCGACGACCGAGGCGCTGGAGAAGGCGAAGAACCCGGCCGAGGGCGAACTGCGCCCGACGCTGATCGAGGCGGTGCAGTACCGCTTCGGCGCCCACACGACCGCCGACGACCCCAGCGTCTACCGCGAGGACGACGAGGTCGAGGAGTGGAAGCGGAAAGACCCCATCCCGCGGCTGGAGAAGTTCCTCCGGAACCAGGGGATCCTCGACGACGAGCGCGTCGCCGAGGTCGAAGAGTCCGTCCGCGAGGAGGTGGCCGACGCCATCGACGCCGCGGAGTCGACCGTCCGGCCGGACCCCTCGACGATGTTCGACCACGTGTTCGCGGAGCAGACGCCGGAGATCCGGCGGCAGGCCGAGGAGTTCGCGCGACTGCGCGAGGAGTACGGCGACGAGGCGTTCCTGGAGGAGTGA
- the lipA gene encoding lipoyl synthase, producing MSSRRRKPDWLKMRPPSGRRFTEIKSTLRDHDLHTVCEEANCPNLGECWSGRDGPGTATFMLMGDRCSRGCNFCDVETGGMEPLDPDEPANVAEAVTEIGLEYVVLTSVDRDDLADGGSRHFAETIREIKRRDPETLVEVLIPDFGGDPDAVDRIVDAGPDVIAHNIETVERLQWPVRDRRATYEQTLDVLERVDRESDVHTKTSVMLGLGEYDHEVYRTLRDLRNVGVDIVTLGQYLQPSRSHLDVFEYVHPDAFDTWKSVAETELGFLYCASGPMVRSSYKAGEFFVEALVREGASVDEARAAANAAD from the coding sequence ATGAGTAGTCGGCGGCGGAAGCCGGACTGGCTGAAGATGCGCCCGCCGTCGGGCCGGCGCTTCACCGAGATCAAGTCCACGCTCCGCGACCACGACCTCCACACCGTCTGCGAGGAGGCGAACTGTCCGAACCTCGGGGAGTGTTGGTCCGGGCGCGACGGGCCGGGGACGGCGACGTTCATGCTGATGGGCGACCGCTGCTCGCGCGGCTGCAACTTCTGCGACGTCGAGACCGGCGGGATGGAGCCGCTGGACCCCGACGAGCCGGCCAACGTCGCCGAGGCGGTGACCGAGATCGGACTGGAGTACGTCGTGCTCACCTCCGTCGACCGCGACGACCTCGCCGACGGCGGCTCCCGCCACTTCGCCGAGACGATCCGCGAGATCAAACGCCGCGACCCGGAGACGCTCGTCGAGGTCCTTATCCCGGACTTCGGCGGCGACCCCGACGCCGTCGACCGCATCGTCGACGCCGGTCCCGACGTCATCGCCCACAACATCGAGACCGTCGAGCGCCTCCAGTGGCCCGTGCGCGACCGCCGCGCGACGTACGAACAGACGCTCGACGTGCTGGAGCGGGTGGACCGCGAGTCGGACGTCCACACGAAGACGAGCGTGATGCTCGGTCTCGGCGAGTACGACCACGAGGTGTACCGCACGCTGCGGGACCTCCGCAACGTCGGCGTCGACATCGTCACGCTCGGGCAGTACCTCCAGCCGTCGCGCTCGCACCTCGACGTGTTCGAGTACGTCCACCCGGACGCGTTCGACACGTGGAAGTCGGTGGCGGAGACGGAGTTGGGCTTCCTCTACTGCGCCTCCGGGCCGATGGTCCGCTCGTCGTACAAGGCGGGCGAGTTCTTCGTGGAGGCGCTGGTGCGCGAGGGCGCGAGCGTCGACGAGGCACGGGCGGCCGCGAACGCGGCGGACTGA
- a CDS encoding MATE family efflux transporter, which yields MLDVSSEEITEGPLGRALAFLSVPIVAQQFAVTAQSIVDVLWLGRLSGEAVAAVGLVAPLIGLMMAVAGGVFTGEHVLVSRRIGDDDERGASRAVAHALLAGVAVMLVMVAVTAVFGRQLVGLFDPGAEVARLAAVYLATMAVAYTVSTVSDVFEYGFIGAGDSRTPLFVNLLSIAISVGLDPVLIFGYGPIPGFGIAGAAYATAIGFGVGAIVMVAAAVWADRGFTFHLDAVSLDIAEFRELVAVGAPKVGQESARQVARLVIVAVVSVTGGAAALTAYTIGARVATVVFVPAAAIGSAGTTLVGQNLGANQPGRATRATWLGVGVGAIGLGAIGVLQYLFPTAIASLFVPGIDGEALALSVAYLQILALGYWALGTIWTVEAGFNGAGRTDVSMYSTMLQYWAVRVPVAAVGAFVLGWGALGPFWAVTVSNVVAAVGLVGYFRYSTGDGLHERAAGATGDGASAD from the coding sequence ATGCTCGACGTGTCGTCCGAGGAGATCACGGAGGGGCCGTTGGGCCGCGCGTTGGCGTTTCTGTCGGTGCCGATCGTCGCCCAGCAGTTCGCCGTGACCGCCCAGAGCATCGTCGACGTGCTCTGGCTCGGGCGCCTCAGCGGCGAGGCGGTCGCCGCAGTGGGGCTCGTCGCGCCGCTGATCGGGCTGATGATGGCCGTCGCCGGCGGCGTGTTCACCGGCGAACACGTCCTCGTCTCCCGGCGGATCGGCGACGACGACGAGCGCGGCGCCAGCCGTGCGGTCGCCCACGCGCTCCTCGCCGGCGTCGCGGTCATGCTCGTCATGGTCGCGGTCACGGCCGTGTTCGGTCGGCAACTCGTCGGGCTGTTCGACCCCGGCGCCGAGGTGGCGCGGCTGGCGGCGGTGTACCTCGCGACGATGGCGGTCGCCTACACCGTCTCCACCGTCAGCGACGTGTTCGAGTACGGCTTCATCGGCGCCGGCGACTCCCGCACCCCGCTGTTCGTCAACCTCCTCTCGATCGCGATCAGTGTCGGACTCGACCCGGTGCTCATCTTCGGCTACGGCCCGATCCCCGGGTTCGGCATCGCCGGCGCCGCGTACGCGACGGCCATCGGCTTCGGCGTCGGTGCGATCGTCATGGTCGCCGCCGCGGTGTGGGCCGACCGCGGGTTCACGTTCCACCTCGACGCCGTCTCCCTCGACATCGCTGAGTTCCGCGAACTCGTCGCCGTCGGCGCCCCCAAGGTCGGCCAGGAGAGCGCCAGACAGGTCGCCCGGCTCGTGATCGTCGCCGTCGTCTCGGTCACCGGCGGCGCGGCGGCGCTGACGGCGTACACGATCGGCGCGCGGGTCGCGACGGTCGTGTTCGTCCCCGCGGCCGCCATCGGCTCGGCGGGAACGACGCTCGTCGGGCAGAACCTCGGCGCGAACCAGCCGGGGCGGGCGACGCGAGCGACGTGGCTCGGCGTCGGCGTCGGCGCGATCGGGCTGGGCGCGATCGGCGTCCTCCAGTACCTGTTCCCGACCGCGATCGCGTCGCTGTTCGTCCCCGGCATCGACGGGGAGGCGCTGGCGCTGTCGGTCGCGTACCTCCAGATCCTCGCGCTCGGCTACTGGGCGCTGGGCACCATCTGGACGGTCGAGGCCGGCTTCAACGGCGCCGGCCGCACGGACGTGAGCATGTACTCGACGATGCTGCAGTACTGGGCCGTCCGGGTGCCCGTCGCGGCCGTCGGCGCGTTCGTCCTCGGCTGGGGGGCGCTCGGCCCGTTCTGGGCGGTGACGGTGTCGAACGTCGTCGCGGCCGTGGGGCTGGTCGGCTACTTCCGCTACTCGACCGGCGACGGTCTCCACGAGCGGGCCGCCGGGGCGACGGGCGACGGCGCGTCCGCCGACTGA